Proteins from one Sulfurovum sp. TSL1 genomic window:
- a CDS encoding ribonucleoside-diphosphate reductase subunit alpha — translation MIRVVKRNGRVETLDVGKIQKYTAAAVEGLVRVSQSELEVDAKLQFRDMISSQEIQQTLIKTAVDKIDIDRPDWTFVAARLFLYDLYHKVTGFTGYNHLREHFERGEKEGRIVLGLKDKYDLDDLNDYIKPERDLQFNYLGIRTLYDRYLLKDRNGTPIELPQQLFMGVAMFLAQNEFDCQTWAKKFYDILSKFEVMAATPTLSNARTPRHQLSSCYIGSTPDNIEGIFDGYKEMALLSKFGGGIGWDWSLVRGMGSYIDGHKHAAGGIVPFLKIANDVAIAVDQLGTRKGAIAVYIEPWHVDIRDFLDLKKNSGEERRRAHDLFPAIWLNDLFMKRVEADEMWTLFDPFEVTELTTLYGDAFEARYVELENSEDKITRERVSAKNLWKEMLRSYFETGNPFLTFKDTANKANPNKHAGVIRSTNLCTEIFQNTAPNTYKTRFTFEDGTTEAYDENEMLTVDNGTTKPAKKVTALDSINGKQIWIVDKEKTDGDTAVCNLASVNLANVNTKEDMERVVPTAIRMLDNVIDLNFYPLAKVKKTNEKSRSIGLGVMGEAQMLAEAQVEWGSHEHFTKIDEVMESFSYYAIESSSNLALEKGCYPNFEGSDWSKGVFPIDKANENACKLVDRGGLFGYTHDWQELKEKVKTDGMRNGYLMAIAPTSSISILTGTTQAIEPVYKRKWFEENLSGLIPVVAPNLNADTWQYYTPSYDLDQNLLVKAGAIRQKWLDQGQSLNIFITLDKASGKYLNEIYMNAWKFGLKSTYYLRSQSPESSNDVEDRSMECVGCQ, via the coding sequence ATGATCAGAGTCGTTAAACGAAATGGTAGAGTAGAAACCTTAGATGTAGGAAAAATTCAGAAGTATACAGCCGCAGCAGTAGAGGGGCTTGTGCGGGTAAGTCAAAGTGAACTCGAGGTAGATGCCAAGCTGCAATTTCGTGACATGATCTCTTCTCAGGAGATACAACAGACACTGATTAAAACAGCGGTTGACAAGATAGACATTGACAGACCTGACTGGACGTTTGTTGCAGCTAGACTTTTTCTTTACGATCTCTACCATAAAGTCACGGGGTTTACAGGCTATAACCATCTGCGTGAACATTTTGAACGTGGAGAGAAAGAGGGACGTATCGTTCTCGGGCTGAAAGACAAATATGACCTGGATGATCTTAATGATTACATTAAGCCTGAGCGTGATCTGCAGTTCAACTACCTGGGTATTCGTACGCTCTATGACAGATATCTTTTAAAAGACCGTAACGGGACTCCTATTGAATTGCCCCAGCAACTTTTTATGGGTGTGGCTATGTTCCTGGCACAAAACGAGTTTGACTGTCAGACATGGGCGAAAAAGTTTTATGACATTTTGAGTAAATTTGAAGTGATGGCAGCAACACCGACCCTATCCAATGCCAGAACACCGAGACACCAGCTGAGCTCATGTTACATCGGATCGACACCGGATAATATTGAAGGTATCTTTGACGGGTACAAAGAGATGGCATTGCTTTCCAAATTCGGTGGGGGGATCGGTTGGGACTGGTCACTGGTCCGTGGTATGGGTTCATACATTGATGGACACAAGCATGCTGCAGGGGGTATCGTGCCTTTCCTCAAAATAGCCAATGATGTTGCTATAGCCGTAGACCAACTTGGTACACGTAAAGGGGCCATCGCTGTTTACATTGAACCGTGGCATGTTGACATACGTGACTTCCTTGATTTGAAAAAGAACTCAGGAGAAGAGCGTCGTAGAGCACATGACCTTTTCCCTGCGATCTGGCTCAATGACCTTTTCATGAAAAGGGTAGAAGCAGATGAGATGTGGACACTCTTTGATCCATTTGAAGTGACAGAGTTGACAACACTCTATGGTGATGCGTTTGAAGCGCGTTATGTAGAGCTTGAAAATTCAGAGGATAAGATCACGAGAGAAAGAGTTTCTGCGAAAAATCTTTGGAAGGAGATGCTTCGTTCTTACTTTGAAACAGGAAACCCGTTCCTTACATTCAAAGATACAGCAAACAAAGCAAACCCTAACAAGCATGCAGGTGTCATCAGAAGTACAAACCTCTGTACAGAGATTTTCCAGAACACTGCACCGAACACGTATAAAACACGTTTCACATTCGAGGATGGAACGACTGAAGCCTATGATGAAAATGAGATGCTCACTGTAGACAACGGGACAACCAAGCCGGCTAAAAAAGTGACAGCACTTGACAGCATTAACGGTAAACAGATATGGATCGTTGACAAAGAAAAAACGGACGGTGATACCGCAGTATGTAACCTTGCTTCTGTCAACCTTGCCAATGTCAATACCAAAGAAGATATGGAGCGTGTGGTGCCTACAGCGATCCGTATGCTTGACAATGTGATCGACTTGAACTTCTATCCTTTGGCAAAAGTAAAGAAGACCAATGAAAAGTCAAGATCCATTGGTCTTGGTGTCATGGGTGAAGCTCAGATGCTTGCAGAGGCACAGGTAGAGTGGGGAAGCCATGAGCACTTTACTAAAATAGATGAAGTCATGGAGTCCTTCTCTTATTATGCCATTGAGTCATCAAGCAATCTGGCCTTGGAGAAAGGATGTTATCCGAACTTTGAAGGTTCAGACTGGTCTAAAGGTGTTTTCCCTATCGATAAAGCCAATGAGAATGCATGTAAACTGGTTGACAGAGGCGGTCTTTTCGGATATACCCATGACTGGCAGGAACTGAAAGAAAAAGTCAAAACAGACGGTATGAGAAACGGTTACCTTATGGCTATTGCACCGACAAGTTCTATCTCTATTTTGACAGGTACAACACAAGCGATCGAACCGGTCTATAAAAGAAAGTGGTTTGAAGAGAACCTTTCAGGGCTTATCCCGGTTGTTGCACCGAATCTGAATGCAGACACTTGGCAGTATTATACACCGAGTTATGATCTCGATCAGAACCTCCTTGTCAAAGCAGGTGCCATCAGACAAAAATGGCTAGACCAGGGACAGAGTCTGAACATCTTTATCACACTGGATAAAGCAAGCGGTAAGTACCTCAATGAGATCTATATGAATGCCTGGAAGTTCGGATTGAAGTCTACCTACTATCTAAGATCTCAGTCTCCTGAATCTTCTAATGATGTAGAAGATAGATCTATGGAGTGTGTGGGTTGTCAGTAA
- the purB gene encoding adenylosuccinate lyase, whose protein sequence is MVERYSREEMTKHWTQQARYAAWLEVEKAAVKAWNKLGLIPDDDCEKIVNNATFSVERIEEIEAITKHDLIAFNTSVSESLGEESRWFHYGMTSSDAVDTGVALQMKASLEIIIADVKMLMESIKKRAEEHKMTLMVGRSHGIHGEPITFGLTLAVWYDEMARHLKNLEETMEVISVGQISGAMGNFAHAPLELEELAMAELGLKPEPCSNQVVHRDRYARLATALALMASSVEKFAVQVRHLQRTEVYEAEEYFAKGQKGSSAMPHKRNPILTENITGLARMIRAYAAPAMENVALWHERDISHSSTERFWLPDAFITTDFMLHRMNNVIANLTVMPENMMKNLNLTGGLVFSQRVLLELPKAGVSREDAYRIVQRNAMKVWEEIQQGKASTNDEGESLYLGHLLADEELRSKLSEAQIRECFNYDYYTKNVDAIFKRVFK, encoded by the coding sequence ATGGTTGAAAGATATTCAAGAGAAGAGATGACAAAACATTGGACACAACAGGCAAGATATGCGGCATGGCTTGAGGTCGAAAAAGCAGCGGTGAAAGCATGGAATAAACTGGGGCTTATTCCTGATGATGATTGCGAAAAGATCGTGAACAATGCGACATTCTCAGTGGAGAGAATAGAGGAGATAGAAGCGATCACAAAACATGACCTGATCGCTTTTAATACCAGTGTCAGTGAAAGTCTCGGAGAAGAGTCTAGATGGTTCCACTACGGAATGACCTCTTCGGATGCAGTGGATACAGGTGTTGCCCTCCAAATGAAAGCTTCTCTGGAGATCATCATTGCAGATGTGAAGATGCTCATGGAGTCTATCAAGAAACGTGCGGAGGAACACAAAATGACCCTCATGGTGGGAAGAAGCCATGGTATCCATGGTGAGCCTATTACATTCGGTTTGACCTTGGCTGTGTGGTATGATGAGATGGCCAGACACCTTAAGAACCTTGAAGAGACTATGGAAGTGATCTCTGTAGGTCAGATCTCTGGAGCTATGGGTAACTTTGCACATGCACCGCTTGAACTTGAAGAGTTGGCCATGGCTGAGTTAGGTTTAAAACCTGAGCCTTGTTCAAATCAAGTAGTCCACAGAGACAGATATGCAAGATTGGCAACTGCTTTGGCACTGATGGCTTCTTCTGTAGAAAAATTTGCAGTGCAGGTAAGACACTTGCAAAGAACAGAAGTGTATGAAGCTGAGGAGTATTTTGCAAAAGGGCAGAAAGGATCTTCTGCTATGCCGCATAAGCGAAACCCGATCCTTACGGAGAATATCACCGGCCTTGCCAGAATGATCAGAGCCTATGCTGCTCCGGCTATGGAAAACGTAGCCCTTTGGCATGAAAGAGATATCTCTCACTCCTCTACTGAAAGATTTTGGCTTCCGGATGCGTTTATCACTACAGACTTCATGCTGCACAGAATGAACAATGTCATTGCAAACCTCACAGTCATGCCTGAGAACATGATGAAAAACCTTAACCTTACGGGAGGATTGGTATTCTCTCAAAGAGTACTTCTGGAGCTTCCTAAAGCCGGTGTAAGTAGAGAAGACGCGTATAGGATCGTTCAAAGAAATGCGATGAAAGTATGGGAAGAGATCCAGCAAGGTAAAGCATCTACTAATGACGAAGGTGAATCCTTATACTTGGGACACTTGCTTGCAGATGAAGAGTTAAGATCTAAACTTTCCGAAGCACAGATCAGAGAATGTTTCAATTATGACTACTACACTAAAAATGTAGATGCTATTTTCAAAAGAGTATTTAAATAA
- a CDS encoding RluA family pseudouridine synthase: MPFVKEKFTVAEKMPAFVFIMRTFDLSQGQAQRVISKGRLLIENTSFFRSGEPIEGEVEVVYFKPSSQGNTPLFHNNDFMVFEKYSGVLVHPNTMATPYSLLDEIRTFAGDDANAVHRIDMETSGLLLASKHKRSESYLKMSFEDRSIKKSYLAWVDGKLTEPFSSSERIKTNNDYSQTKHKVFISENGKASHTDFVPLEYDETLDATLVACYPHTGRTHQIRVHLFHVKHPILGDPLYGTTFKAANDYLEEMLSPEDRRRETGASRLMLHAHSLTFSMGAKFHIESKSDFAQMKDLICEKEKRVFNKR; encoded by the coding sequence ATGCCATTTGTCAAAGAAAAGTTTACAGTAGCAGAGAAAATGCCTGCATTTGTATTTATCATGCGTACCTTTGATCTTTCACAAGGACAGGCGCAACGTGTCATCTCCAAAGGCAGATTATTGATAGAGAACACCTCTTTTTTCCGTTCCGGGGAGCCTATAGAAGGTGAAGTGGAAGTGGTCTATTTCAAACCCTCTTCACAAGGGAACACTCCTCTTTTTCACAACAATGATTTTATGGTCTTTGAGAAATATTCTGGTGTATTGGTCCATCCCAATACGATGGCAACCCCCTACTCTCTCCTCGATGAAATTCGTACTTTCGCCGGGGATGATGCCAATGCTGTCCACCGTATAGACATGGAGACATCAGGATTGCTTTTGGCTAGTAAACATAAAAGATCAGAGTCTTATTTGAAAATGTCATTTGAAGACAGAAGCATTAAAAAATCTTACCTTGCATGGGTAGACGGAAAACTCACAGAACCCTTTTCTTCGAGTGAGCGTATCAAGACAAACAATGACTATAGCCAAACCAAGCACAAAGTCTTTATCTCTGAGAATGGTAAAGCTTCGCATACAGACTTTGTTCCTCTCGAGTATGATGAAACACTTGATGCTACGCTTGTAGCCTGTTATCCGCATACAGGAAGAACGCATCAGATAAGGGTCCATTTGTTTCACGTGAAACATCCTATTTTAGGAGACCCCCTATACGGAACAACCTTCAAGGCCGCCAATGATTACCTCGAAGAGATGCTCAGTCCGGAAGACCGCAGGAGAGAAACAGGCGCAAGCAGACTGATGCTGCATGCCCATAGTTTGACCTTTAGTATGGGTGCTAAATTCCATATAGAGAGTAAAAGTGATTTTGCCCAGATGAAAGATCTGATCTGTGAGAAAGAAAAAAGAGTGTTTAATAAAAGATAG
- the rlmN gene encoding 23S rRNA (adenine(2503)-C(2))-methyltransferase RlmN, giving the protein MKNIIQDLTKEELGEVIKPSFRAKQIYNWIYHKYADSFEEMKNLPKEMREKLDEAYTLTPLKTVMVQNSKDGSRKYLFELHDKHTVEAVLLLMREKEYHEDGSVKHQERYTVCISSQVGCKVGCAFCLTAKGGFMRNLTAGEIVEQVRMIKKDNAIDANRRVNIVFMGMGEPLDNLTEVAKAVKIFADPEGMAIATHRQTISTSGLSTKIEKLGKMELGVNLAISLHAVDDELRQQLMPINKAYNIESIITAVKNFPVNDRKRVMFEYLVIKDVNDDISAAKKLLSLLDGIKAKVNLIYFNPYGGTEFKRPSEKEMKAFQEYLTKRGLHCTIRESKGLDISAACGQLREQESVRPEA; this is encoded by the coding sequence ATGAAGAACATAATACAAGATCTGACAAAAGAAGAGTTAGGTGAAGTGATCAAGCCTTCTTTTCGTGCAAAGCAGATATACAACTGGATCTACCATAAATATGCGGATTCATTTGAAGAGATGAAAAATCTCCCCAAAGAGATGAGAGAGAAACTGGATGAAGCGTATACCCTTACGCCCCTTAAAACAGTCATGGTACAGAATTCTAAAGACGGAAGCCGTAAATATCTTTTTGAACTCCATGATAAACATACAGTGGAAGCTGTACTGCTTTTAATGAGAGAGAAGGAGTATCATGAAGATGGCTCTGTAAAGCATCAGGAGCGTTATACGGTCTGTATCTCATCACAGGTAGGGTGCAAGGTAGGGTGTGCCTTTTGTTTGACCGCAAAGGGCGGTTTTATGCGTAACCTGACAGCCGGTGAGATCGTTGAGCAGGTACGTATGATCAAGAAAGACAACGCGATCGATGCCAACCGACGTGTCAATATTGTTTTCATGGGGATGGGTGAACCACTTGACAACCTGACAGAGGTGGCAAAAGCCGTCAAGATATTTGCCGATCCTGAGGGTATGGCGATAGCAACCCATAGACAAACCATTTCGACCTCCGGACTCAGTACGAAAATAGAAAAACTTGGGAAGATGGAGCTTGGCGTGAACCTGGCGATCTCTTTACATGCGGTTGACGATGAGCTGAGACAACAGTTGATGCCTATTAACAAGGCATACAATATCGAGTCTATCATCACTGCGGTAAAAAACTTTCCCGTCAATGACAGAAAACGGGTCATGTTCGAGTATCTTGTCATCAAAGATGTCAATGATGATATCTCTGCCGCAAAGAAACTTCTCTCTCTTTTAGACGGTATTAAAGCCAAGGTCAACTTGATCTACTTCAATCCGTACGGAGGGACTGAATTTAAACGTCCAAGTGAAAAAGAAATGAAAGCGTTCCAGGAGTATCTCACTAAAAGAGGTTTACACTGTACGATACGTGAGTCTAAAGGGTTGGATATATCAGCGGCCTGCGGACAGCTACGAGAACAAGAGTCTGTAAGACCTGAGGCGTAA
- a CDS encoding purine-nucleoside phosphorylase, which produces MIICAGESEQFDFALPVGIGMTDVAINLTRLCLSQKPKFLLFVGTAGSYGEKKVFDIIESKTAANIENSFFTGGSYTPIDNMVSTAEDVSRETIVNSSNYITTDKEIGKAYLSKKIHIENMEYYAVLKVAKSFDIPAAGIFIVTNYCDENAHKDFIHNHSEAMLRLTKYMKESK; this is translated from the coding sequence ATGATCATTTGTGCAGGAGAGAGCGAGCAGTTTGATTTTGCTTTGCCCGTTGGCATTGGCATGACAGATGTGGCGATCAATTTAACGCGTTTATGTCTGTCTCAAAAACCAAAATTTTTATTGTTCGTAGGTACAGCAGGTTCGTATGGAGAAAAGAAAGTGTTTGACATTATAGAATCAAAGACAGCAGCGAACATAGAAAACAGTTTTTTTACCGGAGGCTCCTATACCCCCATAGACAATATGGTCTCCACGGCAGAAGATGTTTCACGTGAAACAATAGTGAACAGTTCTAATTATATTACGACGGATAAAGAGATCGGGAAAGCGTATCTTTCTAAAAAAATCCATATAGAAAATATGGAGTACTATGCCGTACTGAAAGTAGCAAAATCTTTTGATATCCCTGCAGCAGGTATTTTTATCGTAACCAATTATTGTGATGAAAATGCACATAAAGACTTTATACATAACCATAGTGAAGCAATGCTTAGATTGACTAAGTATATGAAAGAAAGTAAATAA
- the hisF gene encoding imidazole glycerol phosphate synthase subunit HisF gives MDYFAKRIIPCLDVDNGRVVKGVNFVGLRDAGDPVEVARRYNEEGADEITFLDIGASHEGRDTIVDVVKKVAQEVFIPLTVGGGIRELSDIYNLLNVGCDKVSVNSAAIKNPAFIEEGAKRFGSQCIVVAIDAKRVAEDTWHVFTHGGRNDTGIDALEWAKEAYERGAGELLVTSMDADGTKAGFDNDLNRKISDLVNIPVIASGGAGTMQHIEEAFTIGHADAALAASIFHFKEIDIMELKSYLKGKNIPVRM, from the coding sequence ATGGATTATTTTGCAAAACGTATCATACCTTGTCTTGATGTAGATAACGGACGGGTAGTGAAAGGTGTTAATTTTGTTGGTTTGCGTGATGCGGGAGATCCTGTTGAAGTGGCCAGACGTTACAATGAAGAAGGTGCAGATGAGATCACTTTTCTTGACATCGGTGCGAGTCATGAAGGACGTGACACGATCGTTGATGTCGTGAAAAAAGTAGCGCAGGAAGTCTTTATTCCTCTGACCGTAGGAGGAGGGATCAGAGAGCTTTCTGATATCTACAATCTTCTCAATGTAGGCTGTGACAAAGTCAGTGTCAATTCGGCAGCCATTAAAAACCCGGCATTCATAGAAGAGGGTGCAAAACGTTTTGGATCCCAGTGTATCGTAGTGGCGATAGATGCCAAAAGGGTTGCTGAAGACACATGGCATGTCTTTACCCACGGCGGGCGCAACGACACGGGTATCGATGCGCTCGAGTGGGCAAAAGAAGCATACGAAAGAGGGGCAGGTGAACTACTTGTCACCTCCATGGATGCAGATGGGACCAAAGCAGGATTTGACAATGACTTAAACAGAAAGATCAGTGATCTTGTGAATATCCCGGTGATCGCATCAGGCGGAGCAGGGACGATGCAGCATATTGAAGAAGCATTTACGATCGGACATGCGGATGCTGCTTTAGCGGCTTCGATCTTCCACTTTAAAGAGATTGACATTATGGAATTAAAAAGCTATCTTAAAGGGAAAAATATCCCGGTGAGAATGTAG
- the rsmA gene encoding 16S rRNA (adenine(1518)-N(6)/adenine(1519)-N(6))-dimethyltransferase RsmA, producing the protein MIIENLAEFASKKFGQNFLKNDIYLHKIIQAMPNDDLKVAEIGPGLGDLTKELVKVRNVTAFEVDKRLCEHLTTEFEEPMKNGVFELRCGDVLERWESGSLLDEPYHLVANLPYYIATNIILKAFKDEHCRSILVMVQKEVAVKFAASVKQKEFSALSVLAASVGKATLCFEVEPEAFVPPPNVTSAVLLIEKNRSQDDEKFEAFLKIAFAQPRKKLSKNLMAVFSKDIVNTIFAKLELDSNLRPHEAGTSIYHHIYNELKDNLDAKQQSEQRKLSKSRAKNTQR; encoded by the coding sequence ATGATTATTGAAAATTTGGCCGAATTTGCCAGTAAAAAATTTGGTCAAAACTTTTTGAAGAATGATATCTATCTTCATAAAATCATCCAAGCGATGCCCAATGACGATTTAAAAGTCGCAGAAATTGGACCTGGCTTAGGTGATTTAACCAAAGAACTTGTAAAAGTTCGAAATGTCACAGCATTTGAGGTTGATAAAAGATTATGTGAGCATCTTACGACTGAATTTGAAGAACCTATGAAAAATGGGGTCTTTGAACTACGGTGCGGAGATGTGCTTGAGCGTTGGGAGTCAGGAAGTCTGCTGGATGAGCCTTATCATCTGGTAGCAAACCTGCCCTATTATATCGCGACCAATATTATTTTAAAAGCATTTAAAGATGAACACTGCCGGTCTATTCTGGTTATGGTTCAAAAAGAAGTTGCCGTTAAGTTTGCAGCGAGTGTCAAACAAAAAGAGTTTTCTGCTCTTTCTGTTCTTGCCGCAAGTGTCGGAAAAGCAACACTCTGTTTCGAGGTTGAGCCCGAAGCATTTGTTCCTCCTCCAAACGTTACTTCTGCCGTGCTTTTAATAGAGAAGAACCGGTCACAGGATGACGAGAAGTTTGAAGCGTTCTTAAAGATCGCATTTGCGCAACCGCGTAAAAAACTCTCTAAAAACCTTATGGCTGTTTTTTCTAAAGATATTGTAAATACAATTTTCGCAAAGTTGGAACTTGATTCTAACCTGCGACCTCATGAAGCTGGGACATCTATTTATCATCACATATATAATGAACTAAAGGATAATTTAGATGCAAAACAACAATCAGAACAACGAAAACTCTCAAAATCAAGAGCCAAGAACACCCAGAGATAG